TAACACAATTCctaagacagggaccgcccacaacagccgccgttctggtaaagaggctgtgcgatatgcttacaccatgacggcaggagcgcctgctggcaatcccgccgccacggtaagccccgagtgtcagacaaccaaatgagacagccgtaaaaagctgacacaggccgggccaaaTTTAGAAGgctcgggcgaagctagaacttcgcaaatcataaagaagagtAGTCTGTATAGAATGAAAACCCATAGGCTGAACGTCAAGTTGATGATTATgctcggtctttttttttcttctttatttgcttgtttgtttgtgcctagatgcttcacgctaccacaacataACATCTAGGCACTGTGAACCCACACTATTATATACATCAATAGGCCACAGAGCAAATTAACACCTCACaatatcattttcgtcattataaTACGAAGGTGGCTTTTGCACACGAGAGGCCTTGGCGACCTCATAGAAACACCTCTCCCTTGACCTGTCTGTACTTCCTCTCTTATGTAGTCTTCCTCAGAATTCTCTGGCTgctgtgatattagtaataatagtaataataataaatacaataacaatgataataacaataattatggtgataataacattaacaataataatagtaagaataataatgaggatgatgatgataatgataataataataataataataatgagataatattaataacaataatgataatgataacaataataaccaaactaatcataataataagaagaaaggtgatgataacaatgataaaaaaaaattaataacaaaaatattcataGTCCATCAAATAGGAAACTGCACCTACCGTTCCCTCCGTTTCCCACAACCGTGAAATCGTGCCACTGTCCATTCTCGGTCTGACGGAGACTATATGTTTCATATGAGTCACGAGGGAACTCCAATCTTATCTCGTCTGTTTTTCCGGGCCACCAGTACCATGTGGAGGCTCTGTCAAGAGGGATTCTGAGTGCATATAATTCGTGATTCTCGCATGATGTTGCTGTTTGGATAGAAGGATAAtatgagataatatatatatatattataatgataatgataataactgtgccCTTTTGAGCGAAATATTTCCTGTATGAGCGGAAACACcatatttgtttctctgtctcgctaTTTTTTACCCAAAGAATTTTATTCGTAATGCAGAATTTGTGTTTTAACAAATATGTTTATTTGCAGAACATTTATCagtcttgtttatttatctatctatttaactgtttCTCCATTCTTAAATTACTTTTAAATTTCAATAAGGAGGACATAAGATAGACTAACCTGACACTGACGAAATATTTCTGCATTTTTCGATGGTCTTCTCAGGACAGTCTGTTGGAAGTTTGTTTCTTTATCAGATATTAACTTACATGCAAAAGTGCTCCACAGGCattttatttatagatgtatttaGATAATCTTGTACTCTTGGGATTTAAATCatccagaaaaaataaaaaagacgagaaaaagaaaggaagttcaggtgaaaaaatatgaattattgtTAGGCagtattatattgttgttactgataCTATGACTATTTACGTACTGGATGATTTAAAGGCATTATTAGCGGCACTAGAGCATATTCTTAGGTGGATtccgagtaattgtggaatgtgGGTTATGGGTTATGAATTTAAGATTTCAGTAATGAAGGATGTTTTTCAAATACTTgaactttatatattatgtgtggttCCACGTTCTGTGcacttgatttttcttttattctgaaagGGGCAAATGAGACATTTTGTGAAGATGTGTTTTCTTTAGTATAAGCTCTAACCTTTCCTTTTATCGTGCAATGACTTTTTGACAAATTATCTGTTTACTTAGGTTCTCttcgcctgatttttttttttttttttttttttttgttaagggagatattttttttatgtatttccacTAGGATTAGTTCTCCCTACACCTTCCACTTTACCGTGTTATGTCAAGGACTTACCACAGGGAGTTGCGGGGCAGTTTACAGCCCAGAACGCCGGCCGGTTTGCATGCAGATACACGTAGTCCTGAGAACCGCAAATTTTGTTTGGTAAAATGGTAGGTGCAGTTACACAGCTTTCTCCCGGTTTATCTAAAAGAAGAATGGGAGTTGAACAAGAAATAGAGCATGAATAGTGTATATGTGAGGGTTCAAAAGACTTATTGTAGTAATAGAGTGCTCAAGTTacaagttattttctttttattatttacaaatgTTTTACTGCAAAACAGATtaattgcaaacacacacacatcgacattGACATCAACTCCATACCTCCACTGGTAAAAGTGATCTCATGCCACGTATGTATCTTCTCAGAACCTCGAATGAAGAAGAAGCTGGAAAATGTCGACACTTCCAGCCACAGATCGACTTCCTCTGGAGGCCAGAAGTACAACGGGGCTAAGCCATGGAGGAGGGAACGAGACAGCCCGTGGAGGCGGAGGACGCTGCAGCCTGGCGGGGGAGTAGTCCCTGTTTGttcattcttttcatttgtttttatgttatctTGATTATGATGGTAGCGAGTTAATGattaaataatgagaatgatattaacaGAAACAGTATCAATGAAATTGGCAAGggcaggaataataataataataacaaaattaataatgctgatgaaatattgataataatgactagtGAGACCTATGGAAATTCCAGggaacaaagaaaagagacatTGCACTCTCCCTCCTGCACCCTCCTCCTACTACatttcgcctccttctctccttttcttccccgctctgccatcccctctcactgccaaatcttccttaaattcactccttcctttccactttaagccctacatctgcctctttctacttcccccctcccccccacttcgttcgctcccctatccctctcctcgtcccctttTCCTATTTAAGTCCCCTCTGTTTGCCTTtcaccatctcccttttctctttaagctccctttttctccatttccctgcccctcccctttttcttctcccctttcccctccttcctccctacctaacCTCGCCCCTCGGACGGTCGTGTAAATAAGAAATGTGCATAAActaacggtctaactacttcagtgcagtgtacttgcctcgaacaagaataataatacttgtaatgataataaaaaaagataatgttatataatgaatgacactaatgatggtaataatgatagtagactTAGAATAGGTTCTCAAAAACATGTATTAtgatgtgtgtatgattatgtaatATCTACgttgtcaattatcaccccaCTTTACACCAAAACAGATTGGCATCAGATCTCATCTAACATTGAAATAAAAAGACTTCAAATCTGCAGTTACGTGAAATATCAGGCGTAATATgatggacagacggacggatggacggaaagataaacaaaaggaaagTTTGATCATTTCATTAAGTCTGATAATTGTCATGATTCTTAAACACCGGAAATGTAAAACAATGCCAACTCATTTAACGCTTATTTTAGTTATGCCACATTTATATGGATGTATTTTCCAGCAATAAATTTATCATTCAAAACTTACCTTCAACGCAGTCGCGGGCGGCCACGattatatctgaaaaaaatattggTTACGAAAAGttcatgtatgatatatgtgatatatatagatgatttatTAGCTATTATTATAAACGGTACACGCAATGTTATATACAGAGCATTATATTCATGCTGTTATACATACAGCTATATAATCACAAAGAAAATGCATTGCGTGTGaatttaatacacatacacacggctACAAACACACTGATTCATGCACTAACACAtgtacgcaggcacgcacgcaggcacgcacgcacacactcacacacacacacagacacacacacacacacacacacacacacatacacacacacacacacacacacacacatacacacacacacacacacatacatatgtgtgtgtctataaatatatatatatacatatatatgtatacatataaatatatatatatatatatatatatatatatatatatacacacacacgcacacttatatgtatatatgtgtgtgtgtgtatatatatatatatatatatatatatatatatatatgtgtgtgtgtgtgtgtgtgtgtgtgtgtgtgtgtgtgtgaataaataaataaataaatatatatatatatatatatatatatatgtgtgtgtgtgtgtgtgtgtgtgtgtgtgtgtgtaaatatatatgtgtgtgtgtgccacacacacacacacatatacacatatgtatgtgtgtgtgtgaatgtgtgtgtgtgtaaatatatatatatatatatatatatatatatatatttatatgtatatatatgtatatatatgtatatatatattatatatatgtatgtatatatatgtatatatatatatatatatatatatatgtgtgtgtgcttgtgtgtgtgtgtgtgtgtgtgtgtgtgtgtgtgtgtgtgcttttctgatatgaaataacagaacaaaaaataCTTCACGTGCTTTGTACCACACCACCAATCAGTAGAGCAAAGAGGAGAATTTTCCCCATTACAAAGAGCTTTCAAAAGCTTGTCGCTAAACTGGAGGACAAAACGAGACTGGATTTCCTGCAGCTTTCAGTGATTACCAGCCTGACAAATGTATCTACATTTTCGCTTTATTCATTATCTCTTGCATTTCCTTTTTATCAAAGTTCAAGCTACATCCTTCGAGCAATAACATAAAACGCAGTTACTGTCCTtctttgtgagtatgtatacatacacacaaacgcatacacacacacatacacacatatagccacacacacagacacacacacaaacatatgtgtatatatatatatatatatatatatatgtatatatatgtatatatgtgtgtgtatatttatgtatatatatatatatatatatatatatatgtatatatatacatatatgtatgtatgtatatatatatatatccatatgagtgtgtgtgtatatatgtatatatgtatgtatgtatgtatgtatgcatgtatgtatgtatatatgtatatatatatatatatatatagacagatagacagataaagatatgttGATAAAAAGATAGCTTTGATAGCTAAATTATTTGATTCATCTCAGCCTTATTGTCTAAAATTTGTAATTTGCCCTTGAAGAAAAATGTTTGACCTGATGTGACCTTAAGAACTGTTTGAGGATTTTTATAAGGTTTATAAACGCTATGGCTTATAAGTTATGCAAACAATCACTTGCAGGAACCTTTATATTCAAATGACAGCATTTCATCCTGGAGGAAAAAAATTAATCCACAGGAAGCATGGGAATGTTATTTGTttctaaaaatagaaaaaaaatggagaaatggtTTCAATAAATCGTatcaggaaaggagagataatggGCGTACCAACTCCAGGGTAAGCCAGGAAACTCGATGCAATGTACATCtttaaaacaaaacatcaaaattGTGGCGTAAAGGCCACTGTAAGAATGATGTTAAGAAAGCTTACGGATGCAGAATTCTATGCACGGTGCCCATATATAGTATTCTGAAAAGCAAAATGTTAGCTTAGTTGTAAGAGTATCAGCATGGAGAAAAAGTAACTGTATTTTTTCAGTTTAAACTACATccataaaaaaaatgcaattcatAAAATATTCTACTGTTTTTGACCAATGATCTTCAACTGGTACATGGGCAGATCGCATTGTTACAGTTTTCGGATGAGTCTCTGTCACGGATTCTGGATGATGGGCGGCAGTTTGTGAGACGGCAATCAGTTGAAACAAGATCTTCCCGATTGCGAGAAGAAACAGTTCAATTTCCAACAAAGATTATGGTTCGTTCTGCATTCTCGCATAAAGTTACCGGGCGACTATACATCGCTACAGGGAGCCATAAATCAAATGCAGTACCACGACTAGTACCTCAGCTGACGGAATGGCTTCCACAAAAGGACTGTATATTTAGTCagtcctgtatgtatatatgtatatgtgtgtatatatatatattcatatatctatatattaacctATTTATTACATCTACACCTTCTTCTGTTCACTTCCTAAGATGTGGGAGACTGTATATTTAGTCagtcctgtgtatatatatatatgtatatatatatatatatattcatctatatatctattaacctatctattACATCTACACCTTCTTCTGTTCACTTCCTAAGATGTGGGACATGTGTTGAAATTTATTTATTGGTTGATTTTCTTCATCCTCCACAGTCTTCTTCATCTTGAACCTCCTcgtcccttattactactcttcgtCCTTATTGTCCATCTCCCCGCATTTCTACTTCACATAACAccgctcccttttcttcccgtcATCGCCCTTCAACTACCTCCACCTCTGCAAAGCTTCTGAGGACTCCTTTTAGCCCAGCTAAGTGGGGTCGTTTTTGGTGATACCTTCTACAGCccttcctcttccaacaatgtctccaaaaacaagtaggcagttTCCTTCCTCAGCTGTTCCGATCGgtcacgccttgtcacagttacatctgagtcccaaacTCGTACATTATCTACCTTGAATGACCTCAGTGGCCTACTTATTCCTGCCCAACttcatcctccaccccccttcataTTTGTACCGGAAATGTTTCCATCTTCCCAACTGATTTCCCTGTCGACGACAAGGGTTGGTAGACTAATGCCTGCCTtgctgactatgatgcagtagcagTGCAGTGCTTAAGTATTCCACCGTACATTCTCCATGAATATTGCCAAGCACatcttccgtagacatgacctcccccaaaATGTTTATATTGGCGGAGTGTCCTGCCCTATCCGATCATATCCTAACCCGTCACTGTCACCCTTCTAAGCACTGTCGtccacagcccgctgccctctctgtgcccaacctggccatgatCGTTCAAACTGccctgcacaatcacgcacgtgtgccaattgtggtggttTCTATAAAGTATTTGATGTGGGTTGTCATACCTACAAGTACGAATCTGAAGTAGTAGTCCTTAAACccaaacttggcctcactttatGCGAAGCCTGACAGAAAGCACGTCAACGAGATTTTTCCCTTGCTCCCTACTCCCATACTGCCCTACGCTCTCCATTCTCCAATCTATCTATTCCCATTtcctctacactcaaagtaactgtcGACTTTTACTTTCCTCCTACtttattccccctacaccccttccacccactctctcccaacacaccccttcttccccctgcttcatctgcacccccccccccccccccgtttcctccCCTGTTATCCCTTCCGCTCCCTCATGGATACACATGCAACTCTGTTTGCATGTGTATCCATGTTTGTCATAATAGCCTTCCTTgaatccccaccccctcctcctgacATTTCTCTTGAAACTGTTCTTTGATCTAATAGCCCTTTCCCCCTGTTACTAATCCCTGCCTTACCCCATGGGCATCCCTGCAGAATCCCACTTTTTCCTTTGGCAACATGTCCTTCCTCAGATACATGCATATCCTCCACCCTTTTGCTAATCCACTACCTTATCCCATTTACTCACCGTCTCTACCCTCACCCTTCTTAACCCGTTTCATGATCATGCTATGCTAACCTTCTGTATGATTTTTTAACGTGTATCACATTTAATCATCAACTCAACCACCTCTCTACCTTTTTCGCTACTAAACATTTCTATTGTGCTCTATGACCTTTGATTCTGGCACATTCtgtttgctttgtaaccattaaccattagtgTTCAGTTCAGTCATGATTTAATCCATCCAGCATATAAGCCTACATTTCTCGTAATTCAGACGCAACTTTTAGAGTGAATAAGTGTTGTAAGATTTTTGGAAGAAATATCTGACAGTCGCCCAACAAGACAAATTGCGGGAAAACATTACATAGCTGAACTTTTCGTCACATTTAATCGGTAGCTATAAAACAACAAACCATTGACATAAGTTTAAAGCGCGACAGTTATTTTCTGTGTTCTAacaaatatacatttgtttaccTTTGTCCTCCACGTGTCATGTCCAGGTGAAACGCTAGCATAATAGTATACTTACACATCTGTGAGAGCactgatttataaaaaaaaaaagtcatcttTTTTCATTCAGGAATAAAATGCATACCATGCATAAACGCAACCGTATTCAATACATACATCTCCTTTTGTAAATAAGGCATGCGGACGTAAGGGTAATATAAATTTATCCATTCACTCTCTTGGTCACACACTTGTCATTCACTTACAAGGCTTAAGTGTAGAATAAATATTTCCTCAGTTTTGTTTAGCCGATCTTATTCCAGGCATTACAACCCGAGGAACTATTTCAATTTTGTGAATCGGTAACaaggtatataaatattatactagAATGCATATTAAACCTGATAAAATCACAGCTTGAGATGTTAAGGGTGGCTGGATAGGGCCTATGTACCAGGGAACTGCCTGTCCACGACTTATGGTGAAAAAAGCAATACGTCTTCAAGAGTCCTACATCTAAGTATGATATTATTAAAGATTcacagaaaaacgaagaaaaatgcacagtaaattatttgatttttcaattatatttaaagaaaaatctATTAGTATAATAACATCCACTTGTCTTGAACTCTAAGTCTTCcaagataaaactaaaataagCCTACAAGTTATAAAAAATAGTGTAACGTAAAGGTGTATCAGACAAACAAGTAATTGTACAAAGAGTAAATGGTAAAAGAGGaaatcacccaaaaaaaaaaaaaaaaaaaaaaaaaaatgagtgggaCAGTTAAAACAACGAAAAATGACGTCAAGCAGCAGACGGCCTCGCTGCATGCGCTCAGGGAAGACCTAAAATGCCCAGGGTCCAGACTATCCGTCTGTTTGGATCGAGTGAAGGTTCGTGGTGACACTCTGGTGCCAGGGCAGCTTATACGCCGAATGAACTGCGACAAGGTTCCATTACCAAGTAGGAAATATAATGATAgaacaataaaatcaaataaataaattatttgaaaagaaaatagttataaaacaagtttttagaaaagaaaatggttataAAACAAATGTTTGAAAAGAATATAGTTATAAATCACACCTATTTGAAAATAAAATGGTTAGAAAACAGGTTTTTTTTAGAATATAGGTATAAAACACAagtatttgaaaaagaaaacagtttaaaagcaattatttgaaaaaatatatagtaataatcacaactaCTAGAAAAGAAAGGTTCTAAAACAACTATTTGAAAAGAAAATagttatacacacatctatttgagatgatatttataaaataactatttgaaaaaaaacatttataaaacacagctatttaaaaaggaaataaattcaGAATAAAATACTTTTAACTAAAACAGTAGAAGACATAAACAttaaaatcattagaaaataaaattaagaaatgaaaataacaaatgaagaagaaaaaatcgttaAAAAACTAAACGGAAAATAGGTAAGGAATTGGAACGGTTGCTAAATCACAAAAAGACATAGATCAACAATAGTATATTCTacttgaaatttgaaaaaaaaaaactgataaaaaaaacatttaagatggaaataataaattaattagccatcagtatcaacaaaaacaaacgaagtagtcaaaaagagaattataaatatgtaaaaagaaaaagaaatggaaaaacacGTATTGGGCTGCAACATAGATTTCCCACAGCAATAAATAGCAGTAGATTTTGTTCATTACCATATTACCATCTTATAacttttactgttatcatgattcttttttatcttccttttattattatcaatatttatattccttttctccttttccctaattcccttcatttattatttctttttcttcttcttaacctcTTGGCAAAGGCTTTTCAGATACTATTACACTTGAGACCCAG
The window above is part of the Penaeus chinensis breed Huanghai No. 1 chromosome 14, ASM1920278v2, whole genome shotgun sequence genome. Proteins encoded here:
- the LOC125032411 gene encoding uncharacterized protein LOC125032411, producing MGKILLFALLIGGVVQNIIVAARDCVEGCSVLRLHGLSRSLLHGLAPLYFWPPEEVDLWLEVSTFSSFFFIRGSEKIHTWHEITFTSGDKPGESCVTAPTILPNKICGSQDYVYLHANRPAFWAVNCPATPCDCPEKTIEKCRNISSVSATSCENHELYALRIPLDRASTWYWWPGKTDEIRLEFPRDSYETYSLRQTENGQWHDFTVVGNGGNEDGSKNKTCTIISRSLGLVLHCSKKVDRDSDLHVKTFSAGKARTSFWAPKCPPKALTMEIAETSESAVELRPTLAARCAHHDHRLCYSPRRVAVNRT